A genomic stretch from Hemicordylus capensis ecotype Gifberg chromosome 5, rHemCap1.1.pri, whole genome shotgun sequence includes:
- the LOC128326563 gene encoding phosphatidylinositol N-acetylglucosaminyltransferase subunit Y isoform X2: MFLSFPTMTVLVPLLSLAGLFYSASTDENFPQGCTSTSSLCFYSLLLPVTIPVYVFFHLWTWMGLKLFRHN, from the coding sequence atgttccTGTCGTTCCCTACGATGACTGTGCTTGTGCCACTGTTGTCTTTAGCTGGTCTGTTTTATTCGGCCAGCACGGATGAGAATTTTCCCCAGGGATGCACAAGTACAAGCAGCCTGTGTTTCTACAGCCTACTACTTCCAGTTACGATCCCAGTTTACGTCTTCTTCCACCTTTGGACTTGGATGGGCCTCAAGCTCTTTCGGCACAACTAG
- the LOC128326563 gene encoding protein preY, mitochondrial isoform X1 has protein sequence MLALPAFRLLARLLQHGKPIAAVTRRAFCAEQPANDGRVPVSASQGQQQQPPFDLGLLEILVCPLSKKPLRFDESTNELINEELGIAYPIIDGIPNMIPQAARMIKKEKHEREPKET, from the exons ATGCTGGCCCTGCCCGCCTTCCGGCTCCTGGCTCGCCTTCTGCAGCACGGGAAGCCGATAGCAGCGGTTACCCGACGCGCATTCTGTGCGGAGCAGCCGGCGAACGACGGGAGAGTTCCTGTCTCCGCCAGTCaagggcaacagcagcagccgccctTCGATCTTGGCCTGCTGGAGATCCTCGTGTGCCCCTTGTCGAAGAAGCCGCTCAG GTTTGATGAATCAActaatgaattaattaatgaaGAGCTAGGCATTGCCTATCCCATCATTGATGGCATTCCTAATATGATACCCCAGGCTGCAAGGATGATTAAGAAAGAGAAACATGAAAGGGAACCCAAGGAGACCTAG